In the Kwoniella shandongensis chromosome 1, complete sequence genome, one interval contains:
- a CDS encoding 60S ribosomal eL43 domain-containing protein: MPLSMPMLMTTKRTKKVGVTGKYGTRYGASLRKTVKKMEITQHARYACPNCGKNAVKRTAVGIWGCKGCKKVFAGGAYTFGTPSAATVRSTIRRLREVAEV; encoded by the exons ATGCCCTTGTCCATGCCCATGCTCATGACT ACCAAGCGAACAAAAAAGGTCGGTGTGACCGGAAAGTACGGTACCCGTTACGGTGCTTCTTTGAGAAagac CgtcaagaagatggaaatCACTCAACACGCTCGATACGCTTGTCCTAACTgtggcaag AACGCCGTCAAGCGAACCGCCGTCGGTATCTGGGGCTGCAAGGGTTGCAAGAAGGTTTTCGCCGGTGGCGCTTACACTTTCGGTACTCCCTCCGCTGCTACTGTCCGATCCACCAtcaggaggttgagggaagTTGCCGAGGTTTAA
- a CDS encoding GTP cyclohydrolase I yields MSFSSEQQDPPSATRQSATSARPIPTANLSNLSLLSQSSTGSWERGRMHGNARSPPAVQTSLLSEGKLPIYHEGEQQQLQQQSSSDAGAGAPRPWPADQSLSKPNPATGRQTFQPQPQPQAPSAPSHPRTPREGYGFRPSSGQSTPNSSSVLGGGLAYPFPNGSSAGFVPAIASASGPSRRITHNDRDDDDGDHRPDGRTMESLRAEVREELDRNGLIEAARGVVEAGNGGIADEEGLGWPAKSTHLRLHSTPDEKAANLTLLSSAIRTVLECIGEDPDREGLQKTPERYAKALMWMTKGYEERLVDVINDAVFAEDHDEMVIVRDIEVFSLCEHHMVPFTGKISIGYVPNKLVLGLSKLARIAETFSRRLQVQERLTKQVALAVEEAIRPRGVAVVMEASHMCMSMRGVQKPGATTVTSTMLGCFRSQQKTREEFLTLIRTPSMARH; encoded by the exons ATGTCATTCTCGTCTGAACAACAGGATCCACCCTCTGCGACTCGTCAGTCCGCTACGTCAGCTCGACCTATCCCCACAGCCAATCTTTCAAACCTTTCACTCTTATCGCAGTCCAGTACTGGATCTTGGGAACGTGGTAGAATGCACGGTAACGCAAGATCACCGCCTGCCGTTCAaacttccctcctctcagAGGGTAAATTACCCATCTACCACGAAggagaacaacaacaattACAACAACAGTCGTCCAGCGATGCTGGGGCTGGGGCACCACGACCCTGGCCTGCCGATCAGAGTTTGAGTAAACCGAATCCTGCAACTGGAAGACAAACGttccaacctcaacctcaacctcaagcTCCTTCGGCGCCAAGCCATCCTCGTACTCCCAGAGAAGGTTATGGGTTCAGACCTTCATCAGGTCAATCGACACCCAACTCTAGCAGTGTGCTAGGAGGTGGATTAGCATATCCTTTCCCTAATGGATCGTCTGCAGGATTCGTCCCTGCTATTGCGTCCGCATCAGGACCAAGTCGAAGGATTACGCACAATGAtcgtgatgacgatgatggagatcACAGACCGGATGGAAGGACGATGGAATCGTTGAGagcagaagtgagagaagagctggatagGAACGGTCTGATTGAGGCTGCAAGAGGTGTGGTGGAGGCTGGAAACGGAGGTATTGCAGACGAAGAGGGTTTGGGATGGCCAG CCAAATCAACCCATCTTCGACTCCATTCAACCCCTGACGAGAAAGCTGCCaacctcaccctcctctcatcGGCTATCCGTACCGTCCTCGAATGTATCGGTGAAGATCCCGATCGTGAGGGTCTACAAAAGACGCCCGAGCGATATGCGAAAGCGCTCATGTGGATGACAAAGGGATACGAGGAGAGATTGGTGGATGTGATCAACGATGCGGTATTTGCGGAAGATCATGATGAGATGGTTATCGTGAGGGATATCGAGGTCTTCAGTCTGTGTGAACATCACATGGTGCCGTTCAcgggaaag ATCTCCATCGGTTATGTCCCCAACAAGCTCGTTTTGGGTCTGTCCAAACTTGCTCGAATCGCCGAGACCTTCTCCCGTCGACTGCAAGTCCAGGAGCGACTGACTAAACAGGTCGCTCTCGCTGTCGAAGAGGCTATACGACCACGAGGTGTTGCCGTCGTCATGGAAGCTTC TCACATGTGTATGTCCATGAGAGGTGTACAGAAGCCTGGTGCGACCACCGTCACCAGCACCATGTTGGGTTGTTTCCGCTCTCAGCAGAAGACCCGGGAAGAG TTTTTGACTCTCATCCGTACACCAAGCATGGCAAGGCACTAG